The genomic DNA TGGCGGTCGTGGCGGAAGGGTGATCGTGGTCGATAACCTCAACGATTCCGGCCCCGGCTCACTTCGCGAAGCGGTCGAATCGAACGGGCCACGCTTCGTCGTCTTTTCAGTTGCCGGAACGATTGAACTGGAGACATCGTTGCGGATTTCGAATCCACAGATCACGATCGCCGGGCATTCGGCACCGGGCGGAGGCATCGCACTGAAGAACAGCAGTTCCAATGCAGGCCCATCCATTGTTGTGAAGGCCAGCGATGTGATCATTCGTTATCTGCGTGTTCGCCCCGGCTTGGCGGCACCAAGCACATCGGTCGACGCGATCTCTATCTTAGGTGGTAAAAACATTGTCATCGCAAACAACTCGTTCAGCTGGGCAGTCGACGAAAATGTGAATCTTTGGTTCGACGCCACCGATGTCACCATCCAGCACAACATCATCTCGGAAGGGATTTGGGACGGGAACCACACCCAACGCGGCCTGCACAGCAAAGGCCTGCTGAGCGGTCAAAAGAACGTGCGTGTCTCGGTGCACCACAACCTCTTCGCTCACAACGATGACCGCAATCCGCTACTGACAGGACTTGGGAAAAACGAAGTCGTCAACAACATCATCTACAACTACTATCAAGCGGGGATAATTTTTTCGATCGGCCGCGGGTTTAAAGCAAACATGATCGGCAACGTTTTCCTCCCCGGCAAACAGCATCGCGCACACCGCTACCCGATCGTCGTTGGCGGCCAGTTGGTCGACAACGCAATCTACGTGAAAGACAACTTGAGCCCACGTCGCTCCAAGGGAACCGAAGACGACTGGTTGAATGTCGGGTTCAACGGAATCATCGGCGACGAAGAGTACAACGGTAGCTTGCTCGACCAAGCGGTTCGGTCGAAGACTCCCTTCCCAATGAGCACTTTGCCGGTGATTCCCGAACCGGCAGCAACGCTGGTCGAACGCTTGCTGCCGACCGTTGGCGCGACACTCCCGAAACGCGATGCCGTCGACATTCGAATCGTCGACGACGTCCGAAAGGGAACGGGAGTGATGATCAATGATCCAGCGGAAGTTGGCGGCTGGCCTACGCTTGAACCGGGAACGGTTGCCGATCGAGATCGCGACG from Rosistilla oblonga includes the following:
- a CDS encoding pectate lyase family protein, producing the protein MKLQSTLVLAAVLLTCFLGKSTNADCGAISSEETPPIATQKSVVDQDQQPQATEQSAAGNEGLSESGKAPECAVFDKLKAFPNAEGFGAETAGGRGGRVIVVDNLNDSGPGSLREAVESNGPRFVVFSVAGTIELETSLRISNPQITIAGHSAPGGGIALKNSSSNAGPSIVVKASDVIIRYLRVRPGLAAPSTSVDAISILGGKNIVIANNSFSWAVDENVNLWFDATDVTIQHNIISEGIWDGNHTQRGLHSKGLLSGQKNVRVSVHHNLFAHNDDRNPLLTGLGKNEVVNNIIYNYYQAGIIFSIGRGFKANMIGNVFLPGKQHRAHRYPIVVGGQLVDNAIYVKDNLSPRRSKGTEDDWLNVGFNGIIGDEEYNGSLLDQAVRSKTPFPMSTLPVIPEPAATLVERLLPTVGATLPKRDAVDIRIVDDVRKGTGVMINDPAEVGGWPTLEPGTVADRDRDGMPDAWELQHGLNPNDPADAMQDMNGDGYVNLEQYLECLPLQKPSP